A genomic stretch from Thauera sp. GDN1 includes:
- the gshA gene encoding glutamate--cysteine ligase yields the protein MVPHLTTALTGPLLELERQFLDNACDIEKWFRTQWQDHMPPFYGSTDLRNSGFKLAPVDLNLFPGGFNNLNDAFMPLCVQAAQAAIERICPDASKLLLIPENHTRNQFYLQNVAKLVSILRLTGLDVRIGSLLPEIAEPTVLELANGAALTLEPLRRSGSRIGLDNFDPCAVLLNNDLSAGIPQVLKGLDEQWLIPPLHAGWHKRRKSKHAECYDRVARAFAEEIGIDPWRINPEFGVCGQINFQERTGEECLAAQVDSLLTRIRAKYKEYGVTDEPFVVVKADAGTYGMGVMTVKDASEVVGLNRRQRNKMAVVKEGLQVHEVIIQEGVHTFETVEDGVAEPVVYMMDHYVVGGFYRVHTERGRDENLNAPGMHFKPLAFDTSGTMPDAAQGPDAPPNRFYAYGVVARLALLAASVEIEETAPVEDEDALAA from the coding sequence ATGGTCCCGCACCTCACCACCGCACTCACCGGCCCCCTGCTCGAGCTCGAGCGCCAGTTCCTCGACAACGCCTGCGATATCGAAAAGTGGTTCCGCACCCAGTGGCAGGATCACATGCCGCCCTTCTACGGCTCGACCGACCTGCGCAACTCGGGCTTCAAGCTCGCGCCGGTCGACCTGAACCTGTTCCCCGGCGGTTTCAACAACCTCAACGACGCCTTCATGCCGCTGTGCGTGCAGGCCGCGCAGGCGGCGATCGAGCGCATCTGCCCGGACGCCAGCAAGCTGCTGCTGATCCCCGAGAACCACACCCGCAACCAGTTCTACCTGCAGAACGTGGCCAAGCTGGTGTCCATCCTGCGCCTGACCGGCCTCGACGTGCGCATCGGCAGCCTGCTGCCCGAGATCGCCGAGCCGACCGTGCTCGAACTGGCCAACGGCGCCGCGCTGACGCTGGAGCCGCTGCGCCGCAGCGGCAGCCGCATCGGCCTGGACAACTTCGACCCGTGCGCGGTGCTGCTCAACAACGACCTGTCGGCCGGCATCCCGCAGGTGCTGAAGGGGCTCGACGAGCAGTGGCTGATCCCGCCGCTGCACGCCGGCTGGCACAAGCGCCGCAAGTCGAAGCACGCCGAGTGCTACGACCGCGTCGCGCGCGCCTTCGCAGAAGAAATCGGCATCGACCCGTGGCGCATCAACCCCGAGTTCGGGGTGTGCGGCCAGATCAACTTCCAGGAGCGTACCGGCGAGGAGTGCCTGGCGGCGCAGGTGGATTCGCTGCTCACCCGCATCCGCGCCAAGTACAAGGAATACGGCGTCACCGACGAGCCCTTCGTGGTGGTCAAGGCCGACGCCGGCACCTACGGCATGGGCGTGATGACGGTGAAGGACGCCTCCGAGGTGGTCGGCCTCAACCGCCGCCAGCGCAACAAGATGGCGGTGGTGAAGGAGGGCCTGCAGGTGCACGAGGTCATCATCCAGGAAGGTGTGCATACCTTCGAGACGGTCGAGGACGGCGTCGCCGAGCCGGTCGTCTACATGATGGACCACTACGTGGTGGGCGGTTTCTACCGCGTGCACACCGAGCGCGGCCGCGACGAGAACCTCAACGCCCCGGGCATGCACTTCAAGCCGCTCGCCTTCGACACCAGCGGCACCATGCCCGACGCCGCCCAGGGCCCGGATGCGCCGCCGAACCGCTTCTACGCCTACGGCGTGGTCGCGCGCCTGGCGCTGCTGGCGGCCTCGGTCGAGATCGAGGAGACCGCCCCGGTCGAGGACGAGGACGCGCTGGCGGCGTGA
- the putA gene encoding trifunctional transcriptional regulator/proline dehydrogenase/L-glutamate gamma-semialdehyde dehydrogenase, producing MTDPIPSSAPAAFDAATAALPATARSALRCAIDAAWRTPEPVCVPKLVDAARLPDALREPVRSLAHELVSGLRATRSRSSGVDALMKEFSLSSQEGVALMCLAEALLRVPDKATADRLIRDKLADGDWRAHIGNSPSLFVNAATWGLLITGRLVSTSSAEGLSSALTRLVARGGEPLIRKGMDLAMRMLGEQFVTGRDIDEALKRGREHEKQGYRYSFDMLGEAAMTAADAERYFRDYERAIQAIGAASKGRGVVDGNGISVKLSALHPRYTWSQRERVLAELLPRLKTLCLHARRHDIGLNIDAEEADRLDLSLDLLEALALDDALAGWTGLGFVVQAYQKRAPQVLDFVIDLARRSGRRMMVRLVKGAYWDAEIKRAQIDGLAGYPVYTRKVYTDVSYLACAKKLLAARDAIYPQFATHNAHSLAAIFHLAAADGRAWQPGDYEFQCLHGMGEPLYDQIVGRADRHRLVRIYAPVGSHETLLAYLVRRLLENGANTSFVNRIVDERVPVEELIADPVEQAAPLAGAPHPKIALPSELFGAQRINSAGHDLASEPVRARIAAALAATHGSPFTAGPIVTLPAAAGAGTGAEAEQGAGTTAAHDRSVGTAAHDASAPQEPAAAQVVRNPADHGDIVGSVAEAQAADIEYALAAANAAAPEWAATPASTRSDALVHAAALFEREADTLLALAVREAGKSWANAVAELREAVDFLRYYAQQARGFDAASHVPLGPVLCISPWNFPLAIFTGQVAAALAAGNPVLAKPAEQTPLIAAFAVRLLHEAGIPPAALQLLPGRGETVGATLVADARVRGVMFTGSTEVAALINRSLAARGGNVPLIAETGGQNAMIVDSTALPEQVVTDVLASAFDSAGQRCSALRVLCLQQDIADGVLHMLQGALAELRVGNPADVRVDIGPVIDADARDGLEAHVAAMQAKGARVTRLPLPAACAHGTFVAPTIIEIGALSELGREQFGPILHVLRYRASELDGLIDAINASGYGLTMGVHTRIDETVERVAARAHVGNLYVNRNIIGAVVGVQPFGGEGLSGTGPKAGGPLYLHRLLARTPGPVLADGALAVTEGDETRAADAALADLLEWLDGAGRGLLEGDELAVLRDRADACRARRISGLRLALPGPTGEDDSLRFTARGTIAGVADSAAAVLHQLMAALASGNRLLLADRDAARKVQAALPDALRAHVAVDAAWFDRALGAVLLDGKDTEADALQQRIAARGGPLLQLLRPTPEYDLGRLVHERTLSINTAAAGGNASLMAMGA from the coding sequence GTGACCGACCCCATCCCCTCCAGCGCCCCTGCCGCCTTCGACGCCGCAACCGCGGCCCTGCCCGCCACGGCGCGCAGCGCGCTCCGGTGCGCGATCGACGCCGCCTGGCGCACGCCGGAACCGGTGTGCGTGCCGAAGCTGGTCGACGCCGCGCGCCTGCCCGACGCCCTGCGCGAACCCGTCCGCAGCCTCGCCCACGAGCTCGTCAGCGGCCTGCGCGCCACCCGCTCGCGCTCATCCGGCGTCGACGCGCTGATGAAGGAGTTCTCGCTCTCCAGCCAGGAAGGCGTGGCGCTGATGTGCCTGGCCGAGGCCCTGCTGCGCGTGCCCGACAAGGCCACCGCCGACCGCCTGATCCGCGACAAGCTCGCCGACGGCGACTGGCGCGCGCATATCGGCAACAGTCCCTCGCTGTTCGTCAATGCCGCCACCTGGGGCCTGCTGATCACCGGCCGGCTGGTGTCGACCAGCAGCGCCGAGGGCCTGTCCTCGGCCCTCACCCGCCTGGTGGCGCGCGGCGGCGAGCCGCTGATCCGCAAGGGCATGGACCTGGCGATGCGCATGCTCGGGGAACAGTTCGTCACCGGCCGCGACATCGATGAAGCGCTGAAGCGCGGCCGCGAGCACGAGAAGCAAGGCTACCGCTACTCCTTCGACATGCTCGGCGAGGCGGCGATGACTGCGGCGGACGCCGAGCGCTACTTCCGCGACTACGAACGCGCGATCCAGGCCATCGGCGCGGCCTCGAAGGGCCGCGGCGTGGTCGACGGCAACGGCATTTCGGTGAAGCTCTCCGCCCTGCACCCGCGCTACACCTGGTCGCAGCGCGAGCGCGTGCTCGCCGAGCTGCTGCCCAGGCTCAAGACCCTGTGCCTGCACGCCAGGCGCCACGACATCGGCCTCAACATCGACGCCGAGGAGGCCGACCGCCTCGACCTCTCGCTCGACCTGCTCGAGGCGCTCGCCCTCGACGACGCGCTCGCCGGCTGGACCGGCCTGGGCTTCGTGGTGCAGGCCTACCAGAAGCGCGCACCGCAGGTGCTCGACTTCGTCATCGACCTCGCCCGTCGCAGCGGCCGGCGCATGATGGTGCGCCTGGTCAAGGGCGCCTACTGGGACGCCGAGATCAAGCGCGCGCAGATCGACGGCCTGGCCGGCTACCCGGTGTATACGCGCAAGGTGTACACCGACGTCTCCTACCTCGCCTGCGCGAAGAAGCTGCTCGCCGCGCGCGACGCGATCTATCCGCAGTTCGCCACCCACAACGCGCACTCGCTGGCGGCGATCTTCCACCTCGCCGCCGCCGACGGCCGCGCCTGGCAGCCGGGCGACTACGAGTTCCAGTGCCTGCACGGCATGGGCGAGCCGCTCTACGACCAGATCGTCGGCCGCGCCGACCGCCACCGCCTGGTGCGCATCTACGCCCCGGTGGGCAGCCACGAGACCCTGCTCGCCTACCTGGTGCGCCGCCTGCTCGAGAACGGCGCCAACACCAGCTTCGTGAACCGCATCGTCGACGAGCGCGTGCCGGTCGAGGAGCTGATCGCCGACCCGGTCGAGCAGGCCGCGCCGCTCGCCGGCGCGCCGCATCCGAAGATCGCGCTGCCTTCCGAGCTGTTCGGCGCACAGCGCATCAACTCCGCGGGCCACGACCTCGCCAGCGAGCCGGTGCGCGCGCGCATCGCCGCGGCACTCGCCGCGACCCACGGCAGCCCCTTCACCGCGGGCCCCATCGTCACCCTGCCCGCCGCAGCCGGAGCCGGAACTGGAGCCGAGGCTGAGCAAGGAGCCGGGACCACCGCCGCGCACGATCGCTCAGTCGGCACTGCGGCACACGATGCAAGCGCACCGCAGGAACCGGCGGCTGCGCAAGTGGTGCGCAACCCGGCCGACCACGGCGACATCGTGGGCAGCGTCGCCGAAGCGCAAGCCGCCGACATCGAGTACGCCCTCGCCGCCGCCAACGCCGCAGCGCCCGAATGGGCTGCCACCCCGGCCAGCACGCGCAGCGACGCGCTCGTCCACGCCGCCGCCCTGTTCGAGCGCGAGGCCGACACCCTGCTGGCGCTGGCCGTGCGCGAGGCCGGCAAGTCGTGGGCCAACGCGGTCGCCGAGCTGCGCGAGGCGGTCGACTTCCTGCGCTACTACGCCCAGCAGGCGCGCGGCTTCGACGCCGCCAGCCACGTTCCGCTCGGCCCGGTCCTGTGCATCAGCCCGTGGAACTTCCCGCTCGCCATCTTCACCGGCCAGGTCGCCGCCGCGCTCGCCGCCGGCAACCCGGTGCTCGCCAAGCCGGCCGAGCAGACCCCGCTGATCGCCGCCTTCGCGGTGCGCCTGCTGCACGAGGCCGGCATCCCGCCCGCCGCGCTTCAGCTGCTGCCCGGCCGCGGCGAAACCGTCGGCGCCACGCTGGTGGCGGATGCACGCGTGCGCGGGGTGATGTTCACCGGCTCCACCGAGGTCGCCGCGCTGATCAACCGCAGCCTCGCCGCGCGCGGCGGCAACGTGCCGCTGATCGCCGAGACCGGCGGCCAGAACGCGATGATCGTGGACTCCACCGCGCTCCCCGAGCAGGTGGTGACCGACGTGCTCGCCTCCGCCTTCGACTCCGCCGGCCAGCGCTGCTCGGCGCTGCGCGTGCTGTGCCTGCAGCAGGACATCGCCGACGGCGTGCTGCACATGCTGCAGGGCGCGCTCGCCGAGCTGCGCGTGGGCAACCCGGCGGACGTCCGGGTCGACATCGGCCCGGTGATCGACGCCGATGCGCGCGACGGGCTGGAAGCCCACGTGGCCGCGATGCAGGCGAAGGGCGCCCGCGTCACCCGCCTGCCGCTGCCGGCCGCATGCGCGCACGGCACCTTCGTCGCGCCGACGATCATCGAGATCGGCGCGCTGTCCGAACTCGGCCGCGAGCAGTTCGGCCCCATCCTGCACGTGCTGCGCTACCGCGCGTCCGAGCTCGACGGCCTGATCGACGCGATCAACGCCAGCGGCTATGGCCTCACCATGGGCGTGCACACCCGCATCGACGAGACCGTCGAGCGCGTCGCCGCGCGCGCCCATGTCGGCAACCTGTATGTGAACCGCAACATCATCGGTGCGGTGGTCGGCGTGCAGCCCTTCGGCGGCGAGGGCCTGTCCGGCACCGGGCCGAAGGCGGGCGGCCCGCTCTACCTGCATCGCCTGCTCGCGCGCACGCCGGGCCCGGTGCTGGCCGACGGCGCGCTCGCGGTGACCGAGGGCGACGAGACACGCGCCGCCGATGCCGCCCTGGCCGACTTGCTCGAATGGCTGGACGGCGCCGGTCGCGGCCTGCTCGAGGGCGACGAGCTCGCCGTGCTGCGCGACCGCGCCGACGCCTGCCGCGCGCGCCGCATCAGCGGCCTGCGCCTGGCCCTGCCCGGCCCCACCGGCGAGGACGACAGCCTGCGCTTCACCGCGCGCGGCACGATTGCCGGCGTCGCGGACAGCGCCGCCGCCGTGCTGCATCAGCTGATGGCCGCGCTGGCCAGCGGCAACCGCCTGCTGCTCGCCGACCGCGACGCTGCGCGCAAGGTGCAGGCGGCGCTACCCGACGCGCTGCGTGCGCACGTCGCGGTGGATGCGGCCTGGTTCGACAGGGCGCTCGGCGCGGTGCTCCTCGACGGCAAGGACACCGAGGCCGACGCGCTGCAGCAGCGCATCGCCGCACGCGGCGGCCCGCTCCTGCAGCTGCTGCGCCCCACACCCGAATACGACCTCGGCCGCCTGGTGCACGAGCGCACGCTGTCGATCAACACCGCCGCCGCCGGTGGCAACGCCAGCCTGATGGCCATGGGGGCGTAG
- the gshB gene encoding glutathione synthase, with protein sequence MTRKLKFLFILDPLAGLKAYKDSSIAMMRAAAARGHEVWTTQRAALTWRDGAVSARALQIHLLAGDAPWYAAAGPEQSQALAAFDAVLMRQDPPFDFEYVTATWLLEDAAQAGARVFNNPRAIRDHSEKLAITEFPQFMATSLVARDAVDIQAFIDELGDVILKPLDGMGGSQIFRVRKDDPNRNVIIETLTQEGARTIMAQRYLAQIAEGDKRVLIIGGEVVPYSLARIPQAGETRGNLAAGGRGVAMALTAREREIAEYLAPILWARGLLIVGLDVIGGHLTEINVTSPTCMVEIAAQQGFDVAGLVIDKLEQACG encoded by the coding sequence ATGACCCGCAAGCTCAAGTTCCTCTTCATCCTCGACCCGCTCGCCGGGCTCAAGGCCTACAAGGATTCCAGCATCGCGATGATGCGCGCGGCCGCCGCGCGCGGGCACGAGGTGTGGACGACGCAGCGCGCCGCGCTGACCTGGCGCGACGGCGCGGTGAGCGCGCGCGCCCTGCAGATCCATCTGCTGGCGGGCGACGCGCCATGGTACGCCGCGGCCGGACCGGAGCAGTCGCAGGCGCTGGCGGCCTTCGACGCGGTGCTGATGCGCCAGGACCCGCCCTTCGACTTCGAGTACGTCACCGCGACCTGGCTGCTGGAGGACGCGGCCCAGGCCGGGGCGCGGGTGTTCAACAACCCGCGCGCGATCCGCGACCATTCCGAGAAGCTGGCGATCACCGAGTTTCCGCAGTTCATGGCGACCTCGCTGGTCGCGCGCGATGCGGTCGACATCCAGGCCTTCATCGACGAGCTCGGCGACGTGATCCTCAAGCCGCTGGACGGCATGGGCGGCAGCCAGATCTTCCGCGTCAGGAAGGACGACCCCAACCGCAACGTCATCATCGAGACGCTGACCCAGGAAGGGGCGCGCACGATCATGGCGCAGCGCTACCTGGCGCAGATCGCCGAGGGCGACAAGCGCGTGCTGATCATCGGCGGCGAGGTCGTGCCCTATTCGCTCGCGCGCATCCCGCAGGCCGGCGAGACGCGCGGCAACCTCGCCGCCGGCGGCCGTGGCGTGGCGATGGCGCTGACCGCGCGCGAGCGCGAGATCGCCGAGTACCTCGCCCCGATCCTGTGGGCGCGCGGCCTGCTGATCGTCGGCCTGGACGTCATCGGCGGTCATCTCACCGAGATCAACGTCACCAGTCCGACCTGCATGGTCGAGATCGCCGCGCAGCAGGGCTTCGACGTCGCCGGGCTGGTGATCGACAAGCTGGAGCAGGCGTGCGGCTAG
- a CDS encoding Lrp/AsnC ligand binding domain-containing protein: MDRIDQKILLELQADARLSIVELSRRVGLTKTPCAERVRRLEKSGVIRGYHADLDPDAVGAGHIVVVQVLLTSTTEQDLRRFNEAVRRIPEIESCHMIAGDFDYLLKVRTRDINEYRRVMGEQISGLPCVKQTHTYVVMEVVKDERSLPVRPPV, translated from the coding sequence ATGGATCGCATCGATCAGAAGATTCTCCTCGAGCTGCAGGCCGACGCCCGCCTGTCCATCGTCGAGCTGTCGCGCCGGGTGGGCCTGACCAAGACACCCTGCGCCGAGCGCGTCCGCCGGCTGGAAAAGAGCGGCGTGATCCGCGGCTACCACGCCGACCTCGACCCCGACGCGGTCGGTGCCGGTCACATCGTCGTCGTCCAGGTGCTGCTGACCAGCACCACCGAGCAGGACCTGCGCCGCTTCAACGAGGCGGTGCGGCGCATCCCCGAGATCGAGTCCTGCCACATGATCGCCGGCGACTTCGACTACCTGCTCAAGGTGCGCACGCGCGACATCAACGAGTACCGGCGCGTGATGGGCGAGCAGATCTCCGGCCTGCCCTGCGTCAAGCAGACCCACACCTACGTGGTGATGGAGGTGGTGAAGGACGAGCGCAGCCTGCCGGTGCGCCCGCCCGTCTGA
- a CDS encoding FAD:protein FMN transferase has translation MLLLSACSRAEVFRHEAFVFGTRVDVAVYGDSQAEADAAAGAVLREFDRLHRAYHAWEPSELTVLNAALARGETATVSDELAAMLKDAQQIAATGDQLFNPALGGLIALWGFHTDNFVPQRPDPAQLQALLDARPSMADLVIDGNRVSSRNPAVQLDLGGYAKGYALDRAAAILRENGVANALINIGGNVMALGKKGDQPWRIGIQHPRTPAPLATLPLYDGEAVGTSGDYQRYFELDGERYAHLLDPRTGQPARGTQSLTILITPRAGAGTLSDAPSKPAYLAGEQWREHTRRFGIEHVLRVAADGRVEVTRALRARLQFPAPIEVTVVD, from the coding sequence ATGCTCCTGCTGTCGGCGTGCTCGCGCGCCGAGGTCTTCCGCCACGAGGCCTTCGTGTTCGGCACCCGGGTCGACGTCGCGGTGTACGGCGACAGCCAGGCCGAGGCCGATGCGGCCGCCGGGGCGGTGCTGCGCGAGTTCGACCGCCTGCATCGCGCCTACCACGCCTGGGAGCCGTCCGAACTCACCGTGTTGAACGCAGCGCTCGCGCGCGGCGAGACCGCCACCGTGTCCGACGAGCTGGCGGCGATGTTGAAGGACGCGCAGCAGATCGCCGCCACCGGCGACCAGCTCTTCAACCCCGCGCTCGGCGGCCTGATCGCGCTGTGGGGCTTCCATACCGACAATTTCGTGCCGCAGCGCCCCGACCCGGCGCAGCTGCAGGCGCTGCTCGATGCCCGGCCGTCGATGGCCGACCTCGTCATCGACGGCAACCGGGTGAGCAGCCGCAACCCTGCGGTCCAGCTCGACCTCGGCGGCTACGCCAAGGGCTACGCGCTCGACCGCGCCGCCGCCATCCTGCGCGAGAACGGCGTGGCCAACGCGCTGATCAACATCGGCGGCAACGTCATGGCGCTCGGGAAGAAGGGCGACCAGCCGTGGCGCATCGGCATCCAGCATCCGCGCACGCCGGCGCCGCTGGCCACGCTGCCGCTCTACGACGGCGAGGCGGTCGGCACCTCGGGCGACTACCAGCGCTACTTCGAACTCGACGGCGAGCGCTACGCCCACCTCCTCGATCCGCGCACCGGCCAGCCGGCGCGCGGCACGCAGTCGCTGACCATCCTGATCACGCCGCGCGCGGGCGCCGGCACGCTGTCGGACGCGCCCAGCAAGCCGGCCTACCTCGCCGGCGAGCAGTGGCGCGAACACACGCGCCGATTCGGCATCGAACACGTGTTGCGCGTCGCGGCCGACGGCCGCGTCGAGGTCACCCGTGCGCTGCGCGCGCGGCTGCAGTTCCCGGCACCGATCGAGGTGACGGTCGTCGATTGA